Genomic DNA from Patescibacteria group bacterium:
GTGCCTTAATAAGGGTGGCGTCTGAATATCTGGCCGGTGGTTCAGTGAAATGCTGTTCTGGTTTTATTTCTTTTGCTTGGCCAATGTCATCGCCCTTCATCATGCTTGGCAAGAGTTTATCTTCAGAGGCCTGCCAAACTTTCATGTAGCCGTCAAAAACAACCGTTGAGCCAGTGGTGCGGAAGGTGTGGCTATTGCCTTCAAGGTCAATAGCTGTACGACGAATTTTGGCAGCTGGCATCTGAGAAGCGAGCGTACGACGCCAAATGAGGTCGTAAAGTTTAGCCATGCCGGGATCCAGCGTCGCCTTGGCGTCATCAGGGGAGGCGTCAGCGTTTGTAGGCCTGATAGCTTCGTGGGCTTCCTGAGCGCCCTTCTTAGACGTGTGGTACGCTACGGAACCCTTGGCGTACTCTGTGCCGAATGACTTTTTAATGTACGCCTGTGCACCATCTAGGAACTGCGTGCTCAGGTTCAATGAGTCTGTACGCATGTAGGTGATGAAACCAGTTTCATACAGCTTTTGGGCGAGCGTCATGGTCTGCTTGGCACTCATTCCGAGTCGGTTGTACGCTTCCTGTTGGAGCGTCGAGGTCGTGAGCGGAGTAGGCGGTTTCTTGCTTGCATCTTTTTCTTCAACCGAAATAATCGAAAAGTTTGCATCTTTTACCGCGTCAACAATTGCTTGCGCATCCTTCTCATTTTTAATGTCGAGTTTATCGAGTTTCTTGTCTCCGATAGCATGAAGCTTGGCAGGGAATTCGGTGCCAGCTTTTTCGAACAGCCCTTCAATAGACCAGTACTCGTCTTGTTTAAAGGCGAGGCGCTCGCGTTCACGTTCAACCACTAGCCGAACAGCGACGGATTGTACGCGACCAGCGGAGAGGCCTCGGCGCACTTTTTTCCACAGGAGGGGAGACAACTCGTAGCCTACTAGACGATCCAAAATGCGGCGCGCCTGCTGGGCGTCCACTAGGTTCATATCCAGTGTGCGGGAGGTTTTGAGGGCGTGTTCAATAGCGCTCTTGGTGATTTCATGGAACGTAATGCGCTTCGCGGTCTTTTCATCTAGATCCAATACTTCAGCAATGTGCCAGGCAATAGCTTCCCCTTCGCGGTCTTCGTCGGTTGCGAGGTAGACCTCTGTGGCTTTTTTGGCTGCATCCTTGAGCGCCTTCACCTTATCTTTTTTATCATCAGGGACGATGTAGGTAGGCGCAAAATCATGTTCAATATCAACCCCCATTTTCCGTTCTGGGAGGTCACGGATGTGCCCGTAGGAGGAAATAACCGTGTAACTTGAGCCAAGAAACTTGTTAATGGTTTTGGCTTTGGTGGGTGACTCTACAATAAGGAGTGGCGGCATAGAAGCAAAATTGATAGCCCGAATGATACCTCATCGTCAAGCTGTGGTCGGGGGATCCGCACATTCCCTCCCGAAATTTGAGTCGGGTTACCTTTTTCGGCGGTGCACCCGTTTCCGTAAAAATTGGAGTCGGATTACCTCCTAACAATTTTTCCGGAAACGGGTGCACCGCCGAATGGGATCCTAAGCCGAAGGGTGATATCCAAAATAAAATGTTAGGAGGTAACCCGACTCCATTTTATTTTGGATATCACCCGCAGGCGAATTACACGCGCTCATATCGTGTACCCCCGAGACTGCGCACAACACCCATGAGCTCGAGTTCGAGGAGCGCGCGCGACATGTCAGAAGCTGTCGAGCCTGTTTTGAGACATAGTTCATCGGCAAAGAGCGAGCTATGTTCGAGATAAGCGCAAATACTCCTATGAAAGGGAATAAGTTCAGGTAGAGGTTTCTTGAGTGCGACGGGCTGTGGCGCAGGCGCGCCATCTGTTTTTCGCGGCGTAGCTATTCCAAAGGCTAAGAGGAGATCGTCGGGGCTCGTAGCTACGAACGCTCCATCTTTGATGAGATTGTTTGTTCCGGCCGAGGTGAGGGAATCAATCGGCCCCGGTACTGCAAAAACTTCTCGTCCAGCGTTAATCGCTGCGTGAGCGGTGAGGAGCGAACCAGACGGAAGACCGGCTTCCACAACGAGCGTGATTCTGCTCATGCCCGCAATAATTCTATTCCGCATGGGAAAGTGAAACCTGAGGAATGGCGAGTGAAGACCGTACTCCGTGACGAGCGTGCCTCCAGTTTCGATAATTTTTTCGGCGATATTTTCCTTGTCCATGCTGTTATGTGCGAGGAGCCCGCCGCCGAGGACGGCCGTAGTATGTCCTTTTGCTTCGATTGCACCCTTATGTGCAATGGTGTCAATTCCTAGCGCTAGCCCAGAGACAATCGACACACCGTGTGCGGCCAGTCCGTACGCAAAAGTTCTGGCGGTTTTCTTTCCGTATTCGCTGAGATTTCTGGAGCCGACAATAGAGACGCATTGTTCTCTCATTAACTCGCCCTGTATAAACAGTGCGAACGGTGGGTCATAGATCGTTTTGAGAAGTGCAGGATATTCGGTATCATCTTTGGTGATGAGTCTGATACCGTGTTGTTCCATGCTTTTGACGTATACGTCGGGGCGGGCGGCTTGGCGGAACGTAAAAAATCCCGCCAGACGGGATTCGGGGATGCCGAGCTCAAGAAATTCGTGTTCGGGCGCTGCCCAGATAGCTTGCGCTGTCCCAAATTTGGCGAAGAGTTTTTCAAGTGTTCGCGAGCCAAAGACCGGACAGTTGGCGAGAGCGACCAGAAACGGATCCGTCATAGCTTGCTGGTTCGGGGGGAGATACCGGCCTCTACGGCGTCGATCAATTCATCGACTGCCAGTGAGATCACTGGCGCGAGCAGCTTCATTTCGTCTTTTGAAAATTTTGAAAGAACCCAGGCGTCTAGCGGAACGTTTGCTGGCTGCGGATCAACGCCAATTTTTACTCGCGGAAATGCGTCGGTCTTGAACTGTTCAATCACGGACTTTAGTCCATTATGTCCTCCAGCGGAGCCCCCCGTTCTGACACGCAGGGTGCCAAGTGGCAGTGCGACGTCATCTGATACCAGAATTACTTGCTCGGGTTTTACTTTGTAGAAATGAGCGAGGGCACTTGCGGATCTGCCGGACGCATTCATGAACGTCCAGGGTTTAGCGATAATGACTTTGTGTTCGCCGATTCGTCCTTCAGCAACTTCGGCTTGAAATGCGTCCATGTCCTTAAAAGAAGCGTCGAGTTTCTTGGCTAAGGCCTCGATCACGAGAAACCCGGCATTATGCCGTGTCCGTTCGAACTCGTCACCAGGATTGCCAAGGCCGACAATGATGAACGTCATACTTTGCGCCATTCTACCATCTAGTAGGTGGTGTGTGACTTACGACCCGCATCAATGCGGATTCTGATGGGTGTGCCAGTGAACTCGTAGTGCTCACGCATGACATTCTCTAGGAAACGAATATAGGAATCGGCTAGCGAGTCTTTTCTTGAAAGGTTCACGGACAGCACAAAACGCGGCGGGTTTACGCCCACCTGAACAAATTTTTCAATCTTTGGATGTTTGACTCCCTTGCCCTTTACTGGGCGGTGGCGTGAAATTGCTTGAGACATGAACTTTTTAGCTTCGTCATCGGATAGTTCTGTGAAGCGGCTCTTGAAGACACCGTCAATCATCGGAAAAACCTTCTTGGCTCGCTGGCCAGTTAAGGCTGAAGTAAAGAGAATGGGGGCGTACTTGAGCTGGGGCAGCCAACCGCGGACTTGAGCTTCGAAATCATTAACAGAGTTTGTTCCCTTGTTCTCGTAGAGATCCCACTTGTTTACCACGATGACCGTAGAGACGCCCGATTCCGCGAGTACGCCCGCTAGATGTTTGTCTTGTCCGGTAATCCCTCGGGTTACGTCAATAACAAACAGCGCAACTTCAATACGGCGGAGAATATCCAGCGTCTTTTCTACCCCCTGTGCCTCGAGCTTAGTGCCGGATCGGACCATGGCGGCATGCTTGCGAATGCCGGCGGTATCAATAAAAATGTAAGTTTTTCCGTCGAACTCAACTGTTGCATCGTTTGGTTCGCGGGTGGTGTGCGGGAGGTCTGCGGCGATGAATCTTTTCTCTCCGAGAATAGCATTTAAGAGAGTGGATTTGCCGACGTTTGGTTCGCCAAGAACGGCGACGCGCATGGGTAGAACCTCTGTGATTTCGGCTGGAGCCTTGCCGGTCTTCTCAAGCGCCACGTAGATTTCGTCTAGGAGATCGCCTACGCCTGTTCCTTGTTTGGCAGAAATGGCTAATGGTTTATTGAGTGGCCAGTTGGCCCACTCTTCAGAATTTGGCTTGGCGCGAATGGCCGCTGAGTCTGCCTTGTTGCCCACTACGATGACCGGCTTTTTTCCTGCTACGAGTTCTTTGGCGATGGTTAGATCGTCTGCTGTACAGCCAATTGTAAGATCAACAACCAGTAGAATGACATCGGCTTGCTTCATTGCTTCCCGCGATTGATCGATGACGTTCTTTTCGATTTCATCCGCTTTGTTCACATCGAGTCCACCAGTGTCGACCACTGTAACTACGTGTCCGCGCCACAGGCAGGGTGCTTCAAAACGGTCGCGGGTGGTGCCAGCAACATCCGAAACTAGAGACTTTTCTTCTTCAACGAGTTTGTTAAAAAGAGAAGATTTGCCAACGTTCGTTCGCCCAATTAGAGCGACTTTCGGTGGTTTGACCATACTTGTGGGGTTATCTGAAGGAGAGTGACGTCGAATCCTGCCCTAAGACCACCAGAAAGTCAATTGGACTCGCGCTTTTTTTTATCGCTTCGAGGGCTGTCTTTTCCATGACGGCATCCGGGATGACATCATGGGTTTTCATGGAACCAAGTTTGGTCATGACCACGGCAGCTTTTAAATAGCTCTTCAGGGCGGATAATTCCGCGCCTTTAGTGCCGTCAGTGAAATCGTAGATGGTAGTTTTGGCCGTGTCACGCTTTTCAGCGTTGGTAACTAGCGAAACGGTGAAGCCTGAGGATTGCAGGAGCTGAGCGGTGTCTCCGCCCAGTCCGGTGGTCAGTGTTCCGTTTTGAATCTCAATAGTTAATGACTCTGTGGGGGCTTGACCTGGGGAAGGGAGAGGCGTTCGAGTACCGGGAATGTCATGCGCGTAGATATTTGTGGCGAGCGATTTTAAATCGCTCCAGTCTTCCTCGTACGGCAATAGTACGTATGCGCCGTTGATGTTTGTCTCATAGAGCAAGCCGCCGGTGGCGTCAAGCACGTGGAGAGAGATTCTCTCGGTTGAAATGTCCGGGATATATTTGGCAAATTTAATCATCTCAAAAGCGCTCATGTTCGTTTGAACATTTTTCTGGATGATGGCCATGATCCGTGAGAGTTTAGTGGGATTCAAGATGACGTCCATGCTGAGCGCGCGTTCTTTGAGTGCTAGGAGAATCTTTTGTTGCCGAGCTGCTCGAGCGAAGTCCGTACCCTCTCCGCTGCCGCCGTGGCGGGAGCGCGCGTATTCCAAAGCGAGAGCGCCATCCATGTGCGTCCAGCCTTTTACGAAAGCCACGGTCTTCACACTGCCCAAGTCATCGTCAACGGGATAGGTGCTGTCCGTAAAGCTTCGGTCCACATAAACATCTACTCCGCCCAAGGCGTCAATTACATCGGCGAAACCGTGAAAGTCGATTTTGACACTGTAGGGAGCTGGCTGTCCTAAGATGCCGCTGACTATTTTGGCGGACGCATCCCGACCAGTGCCGGATTTCTCTTGTTCTGCGAGTGCGTTGACGGCGTTGATTTTGCGGTAGCCCTGGCCAGGTACAAAGACCGTGAGGTCTCGGGGAATGGAGATGAGTCCCAGCTCCTTGGTGCTTGGCCGGTAACTCCCAAAAATCATAGTATCAGTAAGCTCTGCGCCGTCATGTCCAGCTCCGCCAATGCCTAGAAGTAGGATATTTACGCGGTCTTCGGTTTCACCTGAAATAGCCTTTTCACCGGACCGGACGAGACGGGCGAGTGTGTCAAAGATGGAGAGCGGGGCGCCGTCCTCGTAGTTAGTGCTTTTGGCGATGCCGGCAAATAACAGGAAACCTCCTACCCCTATAATGCAAGCACCAAAAAAGAACAGCTGAAAAATGGACTGAGATTTTTGTTGTTTTCTAACGGGCAGCGCCTCGGCCTGAGCTGAGACCAGCAGTTCGTCTGAAGGATGAAGAAGATCCATGGGTTTGTGATCCATAGCGGTAGCAATGAGTATAGCTTGCTTTTTATGTCTTGAGAAGGACTCTCGACAAGCGTGAAAAATTACGATAAACTGCCACACGCGGATGTTTAGCTCAGCTGGTTAGAGCGCTGTACTCACACTGCAGAGGTCGCAGGTTCGAGTCCTGCAACATCCACCACTTGATTCGCTACGCTCGCTCATGGTCTTTGACCATAAATGTCGGAGCTACGAGTTGACTGCTCGTGCTATTATTCGCTTACTATGCTGTTTAGAAAAAGATCGGAGCCGGTTGGTC
This window encodes:
- the pth gene encoding aminoacyl-tRNA hydrolase; translated protein: MTFIIVGLGNPGDEFERTRHNAGFLVIEALAKKLDASFKDMDAFQAEVAEGRIGEHKVIIAKPWTFMNASGRSASALAHFYKVKPEQVILVSDDVALPLGTLRVRTGGSAGGHNGLKSVIEQFKTDAFPRVKIGVDPQPANVPLDAWVLSKFSKDEMKLLAPVISLAVDELIDAVEAGISPRTSKL
- the der gene encoding ribosome biogenesis GTPase Der — its product is MVKPPKVALIGRTNVGKSSLFNKLVEEEKSLVSDVAGTTRDRFEAPCLWRGHVVTVVDTGGLDVNKADEIEKNVIDQSREAMKQADVILLVVDLTIGCTADDLTIAKELVAGKKPVIVVGNKADSAAIRAKPNSEEWANWPLNKPLAISAKQGTGVGDLLDEIYVALEKTGKAPAEITEVLPMRVAVLGEPNVGKSTLLNAILGEKRFIAADLPHTTREPNDATVEFDGKTYIFIDTAGIRKHAAMVRSGTKLEAQGVEKTLDILRRIEVALFVIDVTRGITGQDKHLAGVLAESGVSTVIVVNKWDLYENKGTNSVNDFEAQVRGWLPQLKYAPILFTSALTGQRAKKVFPMIDGVFKSRFTELSDDEAKKFMSQAISRHRPVKGKGVKHPKIEKFVQVGVNPPRFVLSVNLSRKDSLADSYIRFLENVMREHYEFTGTPIRIRIDAGRKSHTTY
- a CDS encoding LCP family protein, which codes for MDHKPMDLLHPSDELLVSAQAEALPVRKQQKSQSIFQLFFFGACIIGVGGFLLFAGIAKSTNYEDGAPLSIFDTLARLVRSGEKAISGETEDRVNILLLGIGGAGHDGAELTDTMIFGSYRPSTKELGLISIPRDLTVFVPGQGYRKINAVNALAEQEKSGTGRDASAKIVSGILGQPAPYSVKIDFHGFADVIDALGGVDVYVDRSFTDSTYPVDDDLGSVKTVAFVKGWTHMDGALALEYARSRHGGSGEGTDFARAARQQKILLALKERALSMDVILNPTKLSRIMAIIQKNVQTNMSAFEMIKFAKYIPDISTERISLHVLDATGGLLYETNINGAYVLLPYEEDWSDLKSLATNIYAHDIPGTRTPLPSPGQAPTESLTIEIQNGTLTTGLGGDTAQLLQSSGFTVSLVTNAEKRDTAKTTIYDFTDGTKGAELSALKSYLKAAVVMTKLGSMKTHDVIPDAVMEKTALEAIKKSASPIDFLVVLGQDSTSLSFR
- the dprA gene encoding DNA-processing protein DprA, which codes for MTDPFLVALANCPVFGSRTLEKLFAKFGTAQAIWAAPEHEFLELGIPESRLAGFFTFRQAARPDVYVKSMEQHGIRLITKDDTEYPALLKTIYDPPFALFIQGELMREQCVSIVGSRNLSEYGKKTARTFAYGLAAHGVSIVSGLALGIDTIAHKGAIEAKGHTTAVLGGGLLAHNSMDKENIAEKIIETGGTLVTEYGLHSPFLRFHFPMRNRIIAGMSRITLVVEAGLPSGSLLTAHAAINAGREVFAVPGPIDSLTSAGTNNLIKDGAFVATSPDDLLLAFGIATPRKTDGAPAPQPVALKKPLPELIPFHRSICAYLEHSSLFADELCLKTGSTASDMSRALLELELMGVVRSLGGTRYERV
- the topA gene encoding type I DNA topoisomerase is translated as MPPLLIVESPTKAKTINKFLGSSYTVISSYGHIRDLPERKMGVDIEHDFAPTYIVPDDKKDKVKALKDAAKKATEVYLATDEDREGEAIAWHIAEVLDLDEKTAKRITFHEITKSAIEHALKTSRTLDMNLVDAQQARRILDRLVGYELSPLLWKKVRRGLSAGRVQSVAVRLVVERERERLAFKQDEYWSIEGLFEKAGTEFPAKLHAIGDKKLDKLDIKNEKDAQAIVDAVKDANFSIISVEEKDASKKPPTPLTTSTLQQEAYNRLGMSAKQTMTLAQKLYETGFITYMRTDSLNLSTQFLDGAQAYIKKSFGTEYAKGSVAYHTSKKGAQEAHEAIRPTNADASPDDAKATLDPGMAKLYDLIWRRTLASQMPAAKIRRTAIDLEGNSHTFRTTGSTVVFDGYMKVWQASEDKLLPSMMKGDDIGQAKEIKPEQHFTEPPARYSDATLIKALEEHGIGRPSTYAPTLSTIEAREYVLRDDNKKLFPSDIAMIVIDLLVEHFPQIVDLEFTAKMEKQFDDIADGQESWVKAIGDFYTPFHERIEEKTKDLSRSDVMKERSLGIDPKTGLEVIARNGRFGPFVQLGPVTDEIKPKRASLEKHQALETITLADALHLLVLPRTLGAHPNGYEIVANTGRFGPYLKCGEMNISMPEGTDPKTITLEQAIELCTTGVEKKIKQMTPLADLGEDPETKGKILVKDGRFGPYVTDGKTNVTIKKDVDPATVTREMAIEMLIKKRKAPKRKFTRKPKETTEA